The stretch of DNA CGCCGCGCAgcgccccggcggcggcgcgggagaGGAGGGAGGCCGCCATGGATGGGTAGGGTTCTGCACGGGGGGTTCTAGAAGGTTCGGGAAGGGGAAGAGTGGAGATGGGTGGGGCGGGGAGAGAGAAGGGGATGGGTGGGTGGCGTGGGTTTTGATGTCGACGTGGCGATGGTGCTCTGGACACTCTCTACAGAATGGAATCCTCGTCAATCCGCGGCGATTTCCCGGTGGGCAGCCTCCACCCGGATTTGGAAACCATGGGTCTCGTAATTTACCGATCAAAATTACCCAATGTTTGTTCTGATTTTCTCGCTTAGAATATTAGTACCTTAATTACTCAGGTCGGTAAtactttttttgttttatagTACATATCAACGAGCCAAAGAATAAACAACCGAAATATAAGAGCAGCACCTAATAaccattaggccttgtttagtttcgaaaagtgaaaagttttcggtactatagcactttcgtttgtttgtgacaaatattatctaatcatagactaactagaatcaaaagattcgtcttgtgatttacagctaaactgtgtaattagtttttgttttcgtctatatttaatgttttatgcatgtgccacaagattcgatgtgacgggaaatcttgaaaactttttagtttttagggtgaactaaacaaggccctagttcaTGTAAACGTAAGCGCTGGGCAGGAGGGAGGCGTGTGTTTTACTAGTGTGTTGCACATCAGGCACCGAGGCTTTTAGTCCTGCACAGCACATTTTCACTTAGAAGCTGATTAATTTCATTGATCGTGGCACAATTTGTACTCAAGTAAtgaccaagcatttcagggATAACAAAGAATGCGTTCCAGTTTTTCTTAGGGGAAAAAACACAGGATTCTGTCTTATACGAGAAAGCTTTATTGACCTCTCTGTTGTCATCAAGATTGCCACAAATTTATAGTCATCTTATTGGAGCAAAAAAAAACATAGAGGCAACTGCTCACCAAACACAAGATTCTCCCGAAGTTCACAGTCGGCACCAGTGCTGGAATCGACTGCAAATCGGAGAAGTCATCCGTTACCAATCACACTAAGATTTACTGCGACTGGCCTTCTCCTCAATACCAGACTGCGAAAATCTCTTCCTCAGGACCTCAAGGACTTCTTCCATCTTTACATCCTTGACTCTGAGCAGCACCATGGCATGGTACAGCAGATCAGCCATCTCCGAAGCTGCACGAGATTGGTCCTCGTTCTCGAGCAGCGTTTGAATTAGTTCGCCAGCTTCTTCACTGAATTATATGCAAAAATAGCAGCACTGacattaaggccctgtttagattggagatgaaaattttttaggtgtcatatcggatatgtcggaaagatgttgggaggagtttttagaaactaataaaaaaacaaattacatagctcatcagaaaactacaagacaaatctattaagcataattaatctatcattagcacatgtgagttactgtagcacttaaggctaatcatggagtaactaggcttaaaagattcgtctcacgtttttcaatcaaagtgtgtaattagtttatttttttatgtacatttaatgttccatgcatgtgtccaaagattcgatgggatggacgaaaaaattttgggtgggaaactaaacagggtctAAGAGAGAAATATATTGCCATTCTTATTAAGAGGAAGTAGGGAGAAGGAGAACAAAGCATGGCAGtaacaaaagaaaaaggtatGAAATGTGCCTTTGTCAGGTAAATGGACTCTCTCGCACACATTTATTGATGGCAAAGTCATAAACTCAATACACAACCATCAATAAAACAAATCCTGACACTAAGACAAATGAATTTTATCTGTTTTCACCAAATTAACCCATCAGTTCTTCAGTCAAATGCAGTGCTATGAAAGCATAAATAAACACAACTGAGGCATTAAGCTAATTCAACATGAATCTATtttaaaatgtagaacttggtGAACTAGACtaagaaaaagagagaaaagactCAATGCTTTAATACTAGTTCTCTTTCCCATTCAAATTAACATCACATACCGTATTTTCGAGCAAAGTAGCTGGTTGTCAAGCAGTAGTTTTTTGGTCCATGATGGCTTGCCACCTCCTTCAGTAACTATCTCCTCCTGCCGTCTACTAATTGTATCTTCAAGTGAGTATAGGGTTGTCACAACCTGCCTGCCTTCATTGGGCTGTGAAGGGAAATCATATTTTAGTTTTAATCATTAGTCAAAAAAGTCTATTGCTGGCAAGGATAACTTGAGAATGAGTACCTTTGAACTTTGTAGAGCATCATAAACTGAAGTATAGTAACAGGTTTCTGCTCCTGTATGGCAGGTAGGTCCATCTGGCTTGCCAAGGTATATTATCTAAGTTGTATGAAAAACAAAACATCTACGCAGTTAGTACACTCTGAAGTTGAAGTGTAAGTATTTACTGGCAACACAAAACATGCTTACAGAATCACGGTCACAATCAAGGAAAATGTCATGGACATTAATGAAGTTCATGGATGTCTCCCCTTTTGTCCACAGGGAAGACCGTGAGCGGCTAAAGAATGTAGCTTTCCTGGTCGATATAGTTTTTGCAAGGGCTTCTTTGTTAGCAAAACCCTGCATAAGTATGGCTCCAGTATCCACGTTCTGTGCAATAGCAACAGCCAACCCTTTGCTATCCCACTTCACACTGTCTAGTAACACGTCAACCTGATTTTTTATCCAGCACAATAATGAACATACATTAGGCTGTATTCCTTCCATGGTAGTTTAAACTCAATATTAGGGGAACAATAAAAAAACAGACATTCTGCTTGCATTTAAAACTGATGCAAAATTGTAGCAGAGCTACTGCAAAGTCTGAAATGGCTGTAGTTCATACTACAATCAGAGTCTACACCGGAAAGAAATTGATATTCAAGGGGTTAGAATAGTATATCTACTCGTACAAGTAAATACACAAATGAATCCTAAATCCTCCGAATGAACACAAGATATAACTACCTAAACCAATTACACACACTTCAGCAGTACTCATATGTTTCAAAAGCATTTTAAGAAAGCATATTTTGTGAGAAAGTGTCTGAATTtaaattaagaaaaaaaaatggcaCATTCAATATTCCGATATTTTGCCTTATATTTCCTCTAAAATATGTGGAAAAATTAGCTCCACACCACCCAAAAGTGTGGCACTCCTCATCCCTAGCACACAGCAGGGCACTCCACACAGTCCGTTCCAATCCCGCAACTATTTTAGTCCTGAGGTAACAAGAGAGAAGTAGATTTCGCGAGAagaaaagaattttttttataaaaaaaaaactccaaaaCCTTGGGGTCGACGACGGGTACAGCTCCTGGCGCAGACTGTGCGGAGCCCGCCGCCACGGAGACTGCCGGGTACGGCTCCCTGCGCCTCCTCCATCCAGGGGCCGAAGCAGCGGCGGAGTGGAGATTGGGGCGGGTTGTCCCGCCGGAGCAGATTCCCGCGCGGCACGCTGAGGAAGACGAGGACGCGGGCGAATGAGTTGGTGCGGACGCCGGAGCCGCCGCCATCGGAACACCGAGTGTGCGGTGTGTGTGAATTCTTCAGAACAATTGAAGGACCCACTGCTGTGCCTGCACCGCCGCTCGATTTGGCCGGAGGCCGGCGCTATGCCGGATTCAGCTAGCGGTAGCGGCGGGTTCGATTTGGCCGACGCTGTGTGCGAGCGGAGAGCGGCGACACACGCGGCGGTCaccagcagagcagagcaggtgCAGGTTTGCTCTGCGCTGGGGCGGCCGGGAATTGGGTGGATTGGGCCGTCAAAATTGGATGGCTCAGGCCCATATCCGCCACATGGGTTGGGCCTTCAAATTTGGATGGCCCGCTTTTCAGCTTTTGTGGGATTTCATCGTCATCTTCCACTAGCTTATTGCCTGCCTCATTTCTTTTCGGTCACAACTCACAAATAGCGTTGCCAGAAACTCACATGTTTTCATTTTCAAGGGCCCAATTATACTATTATTTTTCAAAATCAAGTAACAAATTCTACAATGCAACTTTAAAGCTTCCTAAAGGCTAAGAATAGAGATAAAAAACTATCCTCCAACAGCTTATCTTCTATTCCGAATTTTTTGCTaatcaaataaagaaaataagaaTGGCTTTTTAGAGTGCGTATGAGATATAGAAAAACTGTTAGAGAGTGAAAAGATATAGGAAATAATTTTTATGCCAAGATGGACTTTCAACAAGATGTTTGGATCTACTTTTTTCGAAATAGGTTAAAACAAATTAGCTCCTTAACTGGACCCGAAACTATCTCACTCAGGTCTACTATGAGAAGTTGTTTTATCAAACGTTTTTTTTGTCAACACAGCTTCGGCTTTACCAGTGGAGTTACTCATGGTGCCCAAAAAAACTACTCTACTCAAAGCAGACATGCATAAAATAGGGGCCTAAACCTGAAGTGAAGTACTCCCTCCGCCCATATTATACATGTTTATAGGTTTCTCCTAATTAAGTCAAAACTATGTTACGTTTCACCAAACTTAAAGGAGAAAATGTAGACATAAAGGAaaccaaaaatattattaatCAGGTGTTGGTTAAATTTTTATTATAATATACTTAACCGTGTGCCATTATAATTACTTTTTCTATACTTTCAAACTAACCTAGTTATATTAACTTTTATGACGGATGTACGTATGTACTAGGAAAATTGTGAATCCGGTGTATTGGAGCATTATTCctactttgtttttttttgcaaagtTATATAGGGTTCAATATCAATTGCtatttatattataatatcttTTTTATCGTAACTTCTTTCGGGGGGCATTATTTGTGTAGTGGTTTCTCTTTGTTCAGATGtaattagagcaactccaacagatatgctatccatgttgtctaggctatttttacatttttaaagTAAAAGTTaaactccaacagatgtgccatatggtttgctaaaatagcaagtttgctattcctaaactttcgcttgtcatatatagcatgtcgtcctcactagctatcctaTACAAAGGCTGTTGTGGAACTCTATTCTTTGAGTGagatttttattttacacaatggctaaatcttataatttagaatataattttagctagtctcttggagatgctcttagatcgGTCCTCTGCTGAAAATTGCAGCCATAACTCTGCATGCAGGCTTGCAACTCTGCATTGACTGAAACAAGATCTTCCAATCACCATGGGATTTCATGGCCATTCCAATAACCGAAGCAATTTTCAGTTACTACTTATTTTAACAGTGTCATCATAGTCTTCTGACCTTGATCATAAAACATACTACGTAACAAACACATATGTTTGCTGCTGATTCTTGACTTATGCGTCCTGTTGAACAAATGTTCAGTAAGTTAAGTTGCAAATTAACGACATCACTAGCTCGGCTGTGAACTGCAGAAACAACGGTTATCAGAGCCGAATTAACAAGTCCTACGCCAATGATCTGAAacctaactcatcatacaaccATTTGATCAACTTGACAAGAAGGCCGACGGCTCCGTTGTGCCATCGCCATCACCATCACCGCCGCTCACGCCGGTCGTCGCCTGTTCCCGAGACGACGTTGTGGAGCCAGGACAATCGGCCGGCGGCCCGTAGGTAGCAACTGGCATCTTGGCGGggagcgtcggcggcggcgcctcGAACCGCAGCACGTTGACGGCCTGCCTGACGGTGGGCCGCAGTCCGCGGTCCGGGTGCGCGCACCagagcgtcggcggcggcgccgcaccGCGGGTCGCCGGCCGCAGGCGATCTCGAGGAGCAGGACGCCGAAGCTGTACACGTCCGACTCCACGGTCGCCCTCCCGGTGAGCACGCACTCCGGGTCCATGTACCCCATGGTGCCGGCGACGCCCGTCGTGTGCGACCGCCGGTCGTCGTCGATGAGCCGCGCGAGCCCGAAGTCGCCGAGCTTGGCGGCGAACGAAGCGTCCAGCATCACGTTGCTCGGCTTGACGTCCCGGTGCACCCCCCGCCGCTCGGCCTCCTGGTGCAGGTACAGTAGAGCTTCGCCGACGCCGACCGCGATGCGGTACCTGACCGGCCACGTCAGCAGCTGGCTCTGGCTGTCCGGTCCGTGGAGGACCTGGAGGTGACCGTCCAGGCTGCCGTTGGGCATCAGCTCGTAGACGATGAGCAGCTCGTCGTCGCCGCAGTGGCACCAGCCGATGAGCTGCACGAGGTTCCGGTGCCGGAGACGGCTGATGATCCTCACCTCGGAGACGAACTCCTTCCAGCCCTGCCGAGACGTCTCGGACACCCTCTTCACCGCCACGTCGAGGTTCGTGCCGGTCAACAGCCCACGGTAGACGGAGCCGAATCCTCCTCTCCCGAGTCTCCGGTCGTCGGAGAAGTTTCCAGTGGCTGCGGTGAGCTCGTCGTAGCAGAACCGTCGGGGCCCGATCACCCCCTGTTCGAGGTCGTCGTCGTGAACAGGTTTGCCGCGGAAAAGTCTCGTATCTTTGAGTGTTTGATGATGTTTGGATGCCTCCGTCGTCATCACCGTCATGATCTTGGCACTCCGGCGCCGTTTCTCCGGCCGGATGAGGCACCATGCTGACTGACCGACGATGAACAAGACGAAAGCGAAAGACACGACGGCGACAACTGCCGGTAGCTTCCAGTGCTTCGAGCTGGAGTCAGGGAGATCGTCTTATGTCCCAGCGCAAAACGTTAGATTGTTGTTAGATATTCAGTGTTGACGACAACCACAAGCCGTACGAAATGCAACACACACTCTGAAAAACGTTCGTTCTCAGTTTCTCACCGTGGTAGCATCCGTTGCCGGCGGCGAACCCATCTCCGACCATCCCGTCCGTGCACCTGCACCGGTGACCCCACGTCCCTCTTGGCGTCTCCACGTCATGGCACGTCGCGTTCTTGGCGCGCCGCCGCTGGTGGCGTTCGCGCACGTCCCGTTGAGCCACCAACCCAGCTCCGCCACGGCAAACTcctgcgacgacgacgacggggcCGCGTGCGGTGCGTCCCCGTCGTACACCGACGCCGTCAGCGCGTCCCCGCAGCCGGTGCCTTCCACCTTCTCCCACGCCATGAACTGGCCCTGGCCGCTCGCCGCCTCAGCGCTgttgggcggcggcggcatcgaGGAGACGCACGCCCAGACGGTGTCGTCGGTGGTGCTGGCGCAGGGTGTCGTGGGAAGCAGCCAGGTGTCCATGTCGTCCGACGGGACGACGACGGTGCAGTTGCCGGCCGCCGGCGCACGGCAGTCGCCGCGTAGGAAGAGGCCAGTGCGGGAGGAGATGCCGTAGCTGGCGCCGGTGAGCGACGCCTTGGCCTCGGGAACGCTGCGGTTGCACGAGGGCTCGATGGAGACCAGAAAGGTGGAGGTGGTGGAATTGAACGAGAGGATGGGGTACGGCGCGGCCGCCGTGCTGCCGTGCGGCAGCAGTGGCGTCGACGTGGCGGCGTTGCAGGCCAGCGGAATGGGACAGTCGCCAGAGAAGCCGAAAGGGTATGGGACGACGGAGCCAACGCAACGGTGGTTGcacccgccaccgccaccgccaccgccgtcgCCGGATATGGGGAAGGCTCCGCCGTCAGCAGAAGTGGAGAAGGCTCCACCGGGGAGCAGGAAAAAGACGACGACGAGAAGGGGCATATCCTGCTA from Sorghum bicolor cultivar BTx623 chromosome 8, Sorghum_bicolor_NCBIv3, whole genome shotgun sequence encodes:
- the LOC8076670 gene encoding histidine biosynthesis bifunctional protein hisIE, chloroplastic isoform X1 → MAAAPASAPTHSPASSSSSACRAGICSGGTTRPNLHSAAASAPGWRRRREPYPAVSVAAGSAQSAPGAVPVVDPKVDVLLDSVKWDSKGLAVAIAQNVDTGAILMQGFANKEALAKTISTRKATFFSRSRSSLWTKGETSMNFINVHDIFLDCDRDSIIYLGKPDGPTCHTGAETCYYTSVYDALQSSKPNEGRQVVTTLYSLEDTISRRQEEIVTEGGGKPSWTKKLLLDNQLLCSKIREEAGELIQTLLENEDQSRAASEMADLLYHAMVLLRVKDVKMEEVLEVLRKRFSQSGIEEKASRSKS
- the LOC8076670 gene encoding histidine biosynthesis bifunctional protein hisIE, chloroplastic isoform X2 — encoded protein: MAAAPASAPTHSPASSSSSACRAGICSGGTTRPNLHSAAASAPGWRRRREPYPAVSVAAGSAQSAPGAVPVVDPKVDVLLDSVKWDSKGLAVAIAQNVDTGAILMQGFANKEALAKTISTRKATFFSRSRSSLWTKGETSMNFINVHDIFLDCDRDSIIYLGKPDGPTCHTGAETCYYTSVYDALQSSKPNEGRQVVTTLYSLEDTISRRQEEIVTEGGGKPSWTKKLLLDNQLLCSKIRALMSVLLFLHIIQ